One genomic window of Glycine soja cultivar W05 chromosome 9, ASM419377v2, whole genome shotgun sequence includes the following:
- the LOC114425669 gene encoding vestitone reductase-like produces MEEEKGRVCVTGGTGFIGSWIIKRLLEGGYTVNTTIRSDPGRKRDVSFLTNLPFASKKLRIFNADLSNPESFSEAIEGCIGVLHTATPIDLEVNEPEEIVTKRTIDGALGILKACLNSKTVKRVVYTSSASAVYWQGKEEEVMDESYWSDENLLRDLKPFAWSYSISKTLAEKAVLEFGEQHGLDVVTLIPTFVLGPFICPKLPGSVYTSLAFLFGEKNPLGASRIHMVHVDDVARAHIFLLEHPNPRGRYNCSPFIATVEEIAELLSAKYPKFQIPTPDEVKKINGPKLPHLNSKKLIDAGFEFKYSLEEMYEDAIECCKEKGHL; encoded by the exons ATGGAAGAGGAGAAAGGAAGAGTTTGTGTAACTGGAGGCACAGGGTTTATTGGTTCATGGATCATCAAGAGACTCCTTGAGGGTGGTTACACTGTTAATACCACTATTAGATCTGATCCAG GGCGCAAGAGGGATGTTAGTTTCCTCACAAATCTTCCATTTGCATCCAAAAAGCTAAGAATTTTCAATGCTGATCTCAGCAACCCAGAGAGTTTCAGTGAAGCAATTGAAGGGTGCATTGGCGTGCTCCACACAGCTACTCCAATTGATTTAGAAGTGAACGAGCCGGAGGAAATAGTGACCAAAAGAACCATTGATGGAGCATTAGGCATTCTAAAAGCATGCCTCAATTCAAAGACAGTGAAGAGGGTTGTTTACACTTCTAGTGCTTCTGCTGTTTATTGGCAGGGCAAAGAAGAGGAAGTGATGGATGAGAGTTATTGGAGTGACGAAAATCTTCTTAGAGATTTGAAACCATTTGCTTGGTCGTATTCAATTTCTAAGACATTGGCAGAGAAGGCAGTTCTTGAATTTGGAGAACAGCATGGGTTGGATGTTGTGACTCTAATTCCTACTTTTGTTCTTGGACCCTTCATTTGTCCTAAGCTTCCAGGCTCAGTTTATACTTCACTGGCTTTTTTATTTG GTGAGAAGAATCCACTTGGTGCCTCTCGTATCCACATGGTGCATGTTGATGATGTAGCACGAGCACATATATTCCTGCTTGAGCATCCTAATCCAAGAGGGAGATATAATTGCTCACCATTCATTGCAACTGTCGAAGAAATAGCAGAACTTCTTTCTGCCAAATACCCAAAATTTCAAATACCAACACCGGA cgAGGTGAAGAAAATTAATGGTCCCAAGCTTCCACATTTAAACTCGAAGAAACTTATTGATGCCGGATTTGAGTTTAAGTATAGCTTGGAGGAAATGTATGAGGATGCAATTGAATGCTGCAAGGAAAAGGGTCATCTATGA
- the LOC114425281 gene encoding transducin beta-like protein 2, protein MDPALPIVALSLLLGAIIAFLIFNTYFCKRQSEIRSIADPNPNSNSNPKLVSSKPPPKKPLSKPHSSDKDQNKRHHPLDLNTLKGHGDAVTGVCFSRDGRNLATACADGVVRVFKLDDASSKSFKFLRINLPAGGHPTAVAFSDDASSIVVASYTLSGCSLYMYGEEKPKTSEDKPQAKLPLPEIKWEHHKVHDKKSIITMFGASATYGTADGSTIIASCSEGTDIILWHGKTGKSVGHVDTNQLKNNMATISPNGRFIAAAAFTADVKIWEIVYAKDGSVKEVLNVMQLKGHKSAVTWLCFTPNSEQIITASKDGSMRIWNINVRYHLDEDPKTLKVFPIPLHDSSGTTLHYDRMSVSPDGNFLAATHGSTLQWLCVETGKVLDTAEKAHDSDISCISWAPKTIPMGNEQVLVLATASADKKVKLWASPSIPAS, encoded by the exons ATGGATCCAGCGTTACCCATTGTAGCGCTGTCGCTTCTCTTGGGTGCCATCATCGCCTTCCTCATCTTCAACACCTACTTCTGCAAGCGCCAATCCGAAATCCGATCCATCGCCGATCCAAATCCAAATTCAAATTCGAATCCCAAACTCGTGTCTTCCAAACCCCCTCCCAAGAAGCCTCTCTCCAAACCCCATTCCTCCGACAAG gatCAAAACAAGCGTCACCATCCGTTGGATTTGAATACCTTGAAGGGTCATGGTGATGCAGTGACAGGGGTATGCTTCTCCCGCGATGGACGAAATTTGGCAACTG CTTGCGCTGATGGAGTTGTGAGAGTATTCAAGTTGGATGATGCTTCGAGTAAAAGTTTCAA GTTTCTAAGGATTAATTTGCCTGCCGGCGGTCATCCAACGGCAGTTGCATTTTCCGATGATGCATCCTCCATTGTTGTGGCGTCTTATACTCTGTCCGGTTGTTCATTATACATGTATGGAGAAGAGAAACCTAAAACATCTGAAGACAAACCACAAGCAAAGCTTCCTCTCCCCGAAATTAAGTGGGAGCATCACAAAGTTCATGATAAGAAGTCAATAATTACTATGTTTGGAGCCTCTGCAACTTATGGCACTGCTGATGGAAGTACAATTATTGCCTCGTGTTCAGAAG GGACTGACATCATTCTTTGGCATGGAAAAACTGGGAAGAGTGTTGGGCATGTCGATAcaaatcaattgaaaaataacatGGCTACTATATCACCCAACGGTCGTTTTATTGCAGCTGCAGCATTTACTGCCGATGTGAAG ATCTGGGAGATTGTATATGCAAAGGATGGATCTGTGAAGGAAGTTTTAAATGTTATGCAGCTTAAGGGGCATAAG AGTGCTGTGACTTGGTTATGCTTTACGCCAAACTCTGAGCAAATAATCACTGCATCCAAGGATGGTTCAATGAGAATATGGAATATCAATG TTCGCTATCATCTTGATGAGGATCCAAAGACGCTAAAGGTGTTCCCAATTCCTCTTCATGATTCTTCCGGTACTACATTGCACTATGATCGCATGAGTGTTTCCCCTGATGGAAATTTTTTGGCTGCGACCCATGGTTCCACATTGCAGTGGTTATGTGTTGAGACTGGAAAGGTTCTGGATACAGCTGAAAAAGCCCATGATA GTGACATTTCATGCATTTCATGGGCTCCTAAAACTATTCCAATGG GAAATGAACAAGTTTTGGTTTTAGCCACAGCCAGTGCTgacaagaaagtgaagttaTGGGCATCTCCATCTATCCCTGCATCCTAA
- the LOC114367510 gene encoding methylsterol monooxygenase 1-1-like: MLPYHTLEGAQVALGRGLTLAETIWFKYSANKPDFVLHCHNTLFLCLFYSIAPIPFVLMELSGYEKLNKHKIQPSVKRSFKEMFKCYKDVMETFVIAVSPLQIISYPTIKWIGIRTGLSLPSGWELFWQLFIYFVIEDFSNYWIHRMLHCKWAFEKIHKVHHEYVAPIGLSAPYAHWAEIIILGIPSFLGPALVPGHITTYWLWFILRQLEAIETHSGYDFPWSPTKYIPFYGGPAYHDYHHYVGGKSQSNFASVFTYCDYIYGTHKGYQYRKQMRKKNSTDTFIAQNYKMDG, encoded by the exons ATGCTCCCTTACCATACCCTTGAAGGAGCACAAGTTGCACTAGGCAGAGGACTAACCCTTGCTGAGACAATATGGTTCAAATACTCTGCCAACAAACCTGATTTTGTTCTTCATTGCCACAACACTCTATTCTTGTGCTTATTTTACTCTATAGCTCCAATTCCTTTCGTATTAATGGAGCTTAGTGGGTATGAGAAgctaaacaaacacaaaattcagCCCTCGGTTAAGAGATCATTCAAGGAAATGTTCAAGTGctacaaagatgtcatggagaCCTTTGTCATTGCAGTTAGCCCACTACAGATAATTTCTTATCCCACCATCAAG TGGATTGGGATCAGAACTGGTTTGTCATTGCCATCAGGCTGGGAGTTATTTTggcaattatttatttactttgtcATAGAAGATTTTTCGAATTATTGGATTCATAGGATGCTCCATTGCAAGTGGGCATTTGAGAAGATTCACAAGGTTCATCATGAATATGTAGCACCAATTGGGCTCTCAGCACCTTATGCCCATTGGGCCGAGATAATCATATTGGGTATCCCCTCGTTTCTAGGCCCAGCACTGGTTCCTGGGCATATAACAACCTATTGGCTATGGTTCATTTTGCGACAGCTAGAAGCCATCGAGACTCATAGCGG GTATGATTTTCCTTGGAGTCCCACAAAATATATACCATTTTATGGAGGGCCTGCATACCATGACTACCATCACTACGTTGGTGGAAAAAGTCAAAGCAACTTTGCCTCAGTATTTACCTATTGTGACTACATTTACGGGACCCATAAG GGGTATCAATATCGGAAGCAGATGCGCAAGAAAAATTCTACTGACACCTTCATTGCCCAAAATTACAAGATGGATGGATAG